The following are encoded together in the Aliidongia dinghuensis genome:
- a CDS encoding glutathione S-transferase, with translation MKIFFSPASPFVRKVMVVAHEHGIADRIEKLPSAVWPTKRDMTVVAKNPLGKVPTALRDDGGALYDSRVVCEYLDAGQGGTLFGSGENRWRNLVDQSIGDGILDAALLIRYETLARPAELKCAEWEAGQYDKILSSLDLLESRTGEFADRVDIGTITIGCALGYLDFRFGDLDWRASHPGLAAWYAGFSARPSMKATVPAG, from the coding sequence ATGAAGATCTTCTTCTCCCCGGCATCGCCGTTCGTGCGCAAGGTAATGGTCGTCGCCCACGAGCACGGCATCGCCGACCGTATCGAAAAGCTGCCCTCGGCCGTCTGGCCGACGAAGCGGGACATGACGGTCGTGGCCAAGAACCCGCTCGGCAAGGTTCCGACCGCGCTGCGGGACGATGGCGGCGCCCTCTACGACTCACGCGTGGTTTGCGAATATCTGGATGCCGGTCAGGGCGGCACCCTGTTCGGCAGCGGCGAGAATCGGTGGCGGAATCTCGTCGACCAGTCGATCGGCGACGGCATTCTCGATGCGGCACTGCTGATCCGCTACGAGACGCTCGCCCGTCCGGCCGAGCTCAAATGCGCCGAGTGGGAAGCCGGCCAGTACGACAAGATCCTTTCCTCGCTCGACCTGCTCGAAAGTCGCACGGGAGAATTCGCCGACCGCGTCGACATCGGCACGATCACCATCGGCTGTGCCCTCGGCTATCTCGATTTTCGCTTCGGCGACCTCGACTGGCGCGCTAGCCATCCCGGCCTTGCCGCGTGGTACGCCGGCTTCTCAGCTCGCCCGTCGATGAAGGCGACCGTGCCGGCCGGCTGA
- a CDS encoding GntR family transcriptional regulator: MRTRSQDITDLLRQQLLSGAYPPGERLEEIPLAAALGVSRTPVRAALTLLAQEGLIDYQPKRGYQVHGFSPEEIFAAYEVRAAIEGLACRLAAERGIDTAAVDRLESCVAEGDRILASGRLDPADLQPYQAMNVAFHDTIIALSGNPWIDRFVERTHAIPLVSDRIILWHDYAVILRSHDDHHRILAALKHRQAARAEQLMREHVTFAGEFLRENFHRLSHQAKTSVIEEAP; the protein is encoded by the coding sequence ATGCGAACACGATCCCAGGACATCACCGACCTTCTGCGGCAGCAGCTGCTCTCGGGCGCGTATCCGCCGGGCGAGCGCCTGGAAGAAATTCCGCTCGCCGCGGCCCTTGGCGTGTCGCGCACCCCGGTCCGCGCGGCACTGACCCTGCTGGCGCAGGAGGGGCTGATCGACTACCAGCCGAAGCGCGGCTACCAGGTGCATGGCTTCTCGCCGGAAGAGATTTTCGCCGCCTATGAGGTGCGGGCCGCGATCGAGGGGTTGGCCTGCCGGCTCGCCGCCGAACGCGGCATCGACACGGCTGCGGTCGACCGGTTGGAGTCCTGCGTCGCCGAGGGCGACCGGATCCTGGCCAGCGGCCGGCTCGACCCGGCCGATCTCCAGCCCTATCAGGCCATGAACGTCGCCTTCCACGACACGATCATCGCGCTGTCCGGCAACCCCTGGATCGATCGCTTCGTCGAGCGGACGCACGCGATCCCGCTCGTCTCCGACCGGATCATCCTCTGGCACGACTACGCGGTGATCTTGCGGTCGCACGACGATCACCACCGCATCCTCGCCGCCCTCAAGCACCGTCAGGCGGCGCGGGCGGAGCAGTTGATGCGGGAGCACGTGACGTTCGCCGGCGAGTTCCTGCGCGAGAACTTTCACCGCCTTTCCCATCAGGCCAAGACATCCGTCATCGAGGAAGCCCCATGA